GCTTCCGTTCATTGAGGAAGCGGAGAGATTGCGAGCCCAGCACAAGAAAGATCACCCAGACTATAAGGTATGGCTTAAGGGTATATGTATTAAGCTGCTTTAAAGTATCGCATGcctgtttatgtgtgcgtatgtcaCGGTATATGTAAATTCCATATGTTAGTGATTTATCCCCCGACTTTGAGTATACGTGAAGGACGCTCTGTATAATTTGTcatcatatacacatttttattgttagtCACTTCCTTTGCCCCTATTTTATTCACGGAAATGAATAAGCTGTACCTCACGTATCCATCCCAGTATCAGCCCAGACGTCGGAAACCTCCCAAAAGCCTGTCGAGCCTGATGGAGGCTGACTCAGGAGCAGGACCTTTGCCGTATCGTGTCCAAGGGTGAGTATTTTGAGAAATGAAGTAATTTTGTGTGCTATAAACATTATGTGCCCAGCCCTTTGATAGTACCGATAAATAATCACAGTTCAGCATTTTCTTTGGAGGTGCTAGTTTCTTTGCATTATTGACCAAGCCCTTATTTTTCTCAGGGGTCTCATGGCTGGCAGTGGGGGTTACTGCCCAGGGGTTGGCATGGGCATGACTCTGCCCCCCTCCCATGCCGCTCCACCCACACCGCCTAAAACACCTCAACAACATAACATAAGGTAGGAAGACGTATAGTTGAATAATCAGTTAATATAGTAGTATAAGAGCTATTTCCATTTTTCAACAACGTATAGTGCATATATAAAGCGGGTGGGACTAAGTGAACTCTGGTTGATTAGAGATATCCTTCTTGTTATATATCTAACTAAATTAAAACGACTGTCATGCTTTAACGGTGTGTATTAGTGTATTAACCATATTTTTACACTTTTGCTACTGTGATCTTGgaagtataaatttatatatactcttttcgtctctctctctctctctctctctctctctctctctctctcttctatctatctatgtatctatctatctatctatcctctctctctctatttctcctctctctctctgtctcctctctctctctgtctcctctctctctctctccctcttcctctccctctccctctccctctcttttcctccctctcttcctttctctctccttccttcctttcctatctctctccctcctctctttctctccctcgtccttctccctcttccctctcttccttccatcctcgtccctttctctgtccctcgTCTTTCCTAGCTCTCTGTCTCGAATAATGCAATTTCTTATCTTTCAGTTTCCGCTCGTCTGCATTCCCTCCAGAACGCCGGCACGTTTAGCAACGCCCTTCTCCATTACGGCGAGACCACACAGCCACCATGCGCACTTCGCTGGTCTGGACGCTTCGAAGGCTCAGCTATTTGGGtgcgccattctctctctctttctctttcttttcttttcttgtcttttctttttcttacttgctGATTTACAAATTTTTTCTTGTAAATTGCTAAAATATTTGCTTTATTATGCAGGGAACATCCAGTCTCCTTGTTTGAGTGCGTATACTTACGGTCAAGGTGTTACACATATTAAATTCGAATTGCCTGcctcattcattcatattttgttttccttcacAGCCAAAGTAATAGCAGTACCAGTGGTAGTGGCAGCCAGTACATGAATGACTCAAACCCCGGAGCTAAAATGGAGGCCGCAATGGCTCTCCAAGCTGCAAGGAACAACTTCTCTTCAGCAgcctcgtcttcgtcttctttctctccgtccagTTCCTCGTCCGGTTCTTCGTCCTCCACTTCGTCAGCAGCCTTCTTCCGAGACGACACCACAGCCAACATGGCGGCTAACCTCATGAGGCCCGCCTTCGGGCAGGATCTATTCCAGGTAAACTGACCTTCCATCAAATACTGAATTCTTTAATCTTAATTTCTATATTACTCctgtctttatcttttctccaaTTTACGTATCACATACTCAGCTCTCGATATGTGTTTAACAAAATATTAGAGGCATATAATGCCACAGCTGTGtgttatatctaatatgtatcaATCCATCACTGCCTGTagtgtttttgttcatttatattaGGGTTGATCCATTAACCTTAGGAATTTAATTTAAGCAAGGTTAAGAAAAAGATTTATCATTAAGAATTCGGACTCCGTATCTTTATTAGAATTGAATTAGTCTTGTTTTCATGTGCGAAGAGAGGTTAATTTGTCCGTCATTTTGCATGTTAGTCATTCCTGAAATATGTTTGTAATTAAATAATTCCAT
The Penaeus monodon isolate SGIC_2016 chromosome 18, NSTDA_Pmon_1, whole genome shotgun sequence genome window above contains:
- the LOC119584454 gene encoding LOW QUALITY PROTEIN: transcription factor Sox-8-like (The sequence of the model RefSeq protein was modified relative to this genomic sequence to represent the inferred CDS: substituted 3 bases at 3 genomic stop codons) encodes the protein MASENSTPTATSTSHSTDSAKNCGKLKEKGIEEAVSKLLEGYDWTMLPMTQKSSLKHRAHIKRPMNAFMVWAQAARRRLADQYPQLHNAELSKTLGKVWRVLSDEEKLPFIEEAERLRAQHKKDHPDYKYQPRRRKPPKSLSSLMEADSGAGPLPYRVQGGLMAGSGGYCPGVGMGMTLPPSHAAPPTPPKTPQQHNIRXEDVXLNNQLIXTPARLATPFSITARPHSHHAHFAGLDASKAQLFGQSNSSTSGSGSQYMNDSNPGAKMEAAMALQAARNNFSSAASSSSSFSPSSSSSGSSSSTSSAAFFRDDTTANMAANLMRPAFGQDLFQGHMFAGSAHAQGAMNLQGAQSFYHYGAQGLHPYYMTPR